One genomic window of Candidatus Thermoplasmatota archaeon includes the following:
- a CDS encoding carboxypeptidase M32: MKESLEYVYKEQKELSIYSGIGALLGWDQMTYMPSDGSSDRAEQTALISRLAHEKTTADALYDHVRKLNETITFAQLKEHDKLVVTRLKKDLEKTRKIPSAFIEKISKTTTLAYQAWEEARAKKNFYHFAPHLEKIIELEKEYCTYINLPGHPYNSLLDDYEEGMTVDILKKEFTYLRKNLIEILDKIKTSTLFQKQKPFQKTLSIENQKKLCNYFIKKMNLSKTKFRLDVSTHPFTTSIGNNDVRITTNFERKNPLFSFYSTIHEVGHALYELNLPQNEYKDTVISDSPSLGLHESQSRFWENMIARNKHFWVFFYPVFQKIVPKKFTTIALDQWYRIINQVQPSLIRVEADELTYCLHIILRFELELMLITDEIKVAEVPDIWDQKIQNYLGVRPHNDVEGALQDMHWSGGSFGYFPTYAIGSIYAAQLFQTLLKHHPDTLQNIEQGDFASIITWLQNNIHQYGRLMTADDIIKTCCGEGLNSQRYISYLKDKYYTLYNI; the protein is encoded by the coding sequence ATGAAAGAATCGCTTGAATATGTCTACAAAGAACAAAAAGAACTCTCGATCTATAGTGGCATTGGTGCACTGCTTGGCTGGGATCAAATGACGTATATGCCTTCTGATGGAAGTAGTGATCGAGCTGAACAAACAGCACTGATCTCCAGGCTTGCTCATGAAAAAACAACAGCAGATGCTTTGTATGACCACGTACGAAAACTGAACGAAACAATAACCTTTGCTCAACTCAAAGAACATGACAAACTAGTTGTTACTCGCCTGAAAAAAGATCTTGAAAAAACAAGAAAAATACCATCAGCCTTTATTGAAAAAATATCAAAAACAACCACACTTGCCTATCAGGCATGGGAAGAAGCTCGAGCAAAAAAAAATTTTTATCATTTCGCACCACATCTTGAAAAAATCATCGAACTTGAAAAAGAATACTGCACCTATATCAATCTCCCAGGGCATCCCTACAACAGCCTTCTTGATGATTACGAAGAAGGAATGACGGTTGACATCCTAAAAAAAGAGTTCACCTACCTACGTAAAAACCTCATCGAAATACTTGACAAAATCAAAACAAGCACCTTGTTTCAAAAACAAAAACCATTTCAAAAAACACTCTCCATTGAAAATCAGAAAAAACTCTGCAACTACTTCATAAAAAAAATGAACCTATCAAAAACCAAATTCCGCCTCGACGTCTCAACACATCCCTTCACCACCTCAATAGGTAATAACGATGTCCGCATCACCACCAACTTCGAACGAAAAAACCCTTTGTTCTCGTTTTATTCAACCATCCACGAAGTGGGACATGCACTTTACGAACTCAACCTGCCGCAAAACGAATACAAAGATACGGTTATTTCTGACTCACCTTCATTAGGACTGCATGAATCACAATCAAGGTTCTGGGAAAACATGATCGCCCGAAACAAACATTTCTGGGTTTTCTTCTACCCTGTTTTCCAAAAAATCGTTCCAAAAAAATTCACCACCATAGCCCTTGATCAATGGTACCGCATCATCAACCAAGTACAACCCTCACTCATACGAGTTGAAGCAGATGAACTCACCTACTGTTTACATATCATCCTTCGTTTCGAACTCGAACTCATGCTCATCACCGATGAAATCAAGGTTGCCGAAGTTCCTGATATTTGGGATCAAAAAATACAGAACTACCTAGGCGTACGCCCACACAACGATGTCGAAGGGGCTCTTCAAGATATGCACTGGAGTGGGGGAAGCTTTGGATATTTTCCCACCTATGCTATTGGAAGTATCTATGCCGCACAACTATTCCAGACACTACTCAAACATCATCCTGATACGCTCCAGAACATAGAACAGGGAGACTTTGCTTCCATCATAACTTGGCTTCAGAACAACATTCATCAGTATGGACGGCTTATGACCGCTGACGACATTATTAAAACATGCTGCGGGGAGGGGCTCAACTCACAAAGATACATATCTTATTTAAAAGATAAATACTATACCCTCTATAACATCTAA
- a CDS encoding exodeoxyribonuclease III produces MTSQVQRILSWNVNGLRAIEKKGFFSWFQKESPDILCLQEIKATPEQLPPHLRNPPGYHSYFNPGERKGYSGVAMFTKQKPVSIKKGFGIQKFDSEGRILILEYSNFILFNIYFPNGKKNHERLTYKLDFYNTFLKYVDMYKEQGNNIIICGDVNTAHTEIDLARPKENEKISGFLPVERAWIDTLLSHGYLDAFRVFNHEPHQYTWWDMKTNARERNIGWRIDYFFINKELLPHLTKAFIMQDILGSDHCPIGIELSSI; encoded by the coding sequence ATGACGTCTCAGGTACAACGCATCCTTTCATGGAATGTCAACGGGCTTCGAGCAATAGAAAAAAAAGGATTTTTCTCCTGGTTTCAAAAAGAGTCACCAGATATTCTCTGTCTCCAAGAAATCAAAGCAACCCCTGAACAACTCCCACCTCATCTTCGAAACCCACCAGGATACCACTCCTATTTTAATCCGGGAGAACGCAAAGGATACAGCGGTGTTGCCATGTTCACCAAACAAAAACCAGTTTCAATAAAGAAAGGTTTTGGTATTCAAAAATTTGATAGCGAAGGACGCATACTGATTCTCGAATACAGCAATTTTATTCTGTTTAACATTTACTTCCCCAATGGGAAAAAAAATCACGAGCGGCTCACATATAAACTTGATTTTTACAACACCTTCCTCAAATATGTAGACATGTACAAAGAACAGGGAAACAATATTATCATCTGCGGTGATGTCAATACTGCACATACTGAAATTGACCTAGCGCGACCGAAAGAAAATGAAAAAATCTCTGGTTTTTTACCAGTGGAACGTGCATGGATCGATACGCTACTATCCCATGGATACCTTGATGCCTTTAGAGTTTTTAACCATGAACCTCATCAGTATACTTGGTGGGATATGAAAACCAATGCTCGAGAACGAAATATCGGCTGGCGTATCGATTATTTTTTCATCAACAAAGAACTCCTACCCCATCTTACCAAAGCATTTATCATGCAAGACATACTGGGTTCTGATCACTGCCCGATAGGAATTGAACTCAGCAGCATATGA